A region from the Benincasa hispida cultivar B227 chromosome 12, ASM972705v1, whole genome shotgun sequence genome encodes:
- the LOC120068509 gene encoding uncharacterized protein LOC120068509 isoform X1: MPPQCGFALLDMASGCNWFHWSNVHYLLPSDEPDYFSLPSPTPEWPQGGGFASGIASLGEIEVLKITQFVSIWGCNLTRRGNNGVTFYRPLRIPEGFHCLGHYCQPNDRPLHGYLLVAREVDGYFQESDYISNIVKLPALVEPLDYTLIWSPDDWFEEKYSECAYIWLPQPPDGYKSMGYFVTNKLEKPEVGEVRCVRADLTDKCETYRLMFNISTKCKNFLVQIWSTRACHRGMLGRGVPVGTFHCCSYKGTEKELPIACLKNLDSTLHTMPNLNQIHALINHYGPTIFFHPKEIYFPSSVSWFFENGVLLHRDGMSSGEAIHVCGTNLPGGGRNDRECWMDLPTDGCRDKIIYGNLESAKLYVHVKPALGGTFTDMAMWVFCPFNGPATLKLGIMNISLGKIGQHVGDWEHITLRICNFSGELCSIYFSQHSGGEWVDAHNLEFIEGNKAIVYSSKSGHASYPHPGVYIQGSAKLGIGIRNDCARSHFFVDSSIHYEIVAAEYLRCNGIMEPCWLQFTREWGPTIVYSLRTKLDNMIDHLPLRIRLSVANIFRKLPGELFGEGGPTGPKEKNNWEGDERG; the protein is encoded by the exons ATGCCGCCACAATGCGGTTTTGCACTCTTAGAT ATGGCATCTGGATGCAACTGGTTCCACTGGAGCAATGTCCACTACCTTTTGCCCTCAGATGAGCCTGACTATTTCTCGTTGCCTTCCCCAACTCCTGAATGGCCTCAAG GTGGAGGTTTTGCTTCTGGAATAGCAAGTCTTGGGGAGATTGAGGTTCTCAAAATTACCCAATTTGTTTCCATATGGGGTTGCAATCTGACACGCCGAGGAAATAATGGTGTCACATTCTACAGACCATTAAGGATACCTGAAGGATTTCACTGCCTTGGTCACTATTGCCAACCTAATGATCGGCCCCTACACGGTTACCTTCTTGTTGCGAGGGAAGTCGATGGTTATTTTCAAGAAAGTGATTATATTAGCAACATTGTTAAATTGCCAGCCCTTGTGGAACCTCTTGATTATACATTGATATGGAGTCCAGATGATTGGTTTGAGGAGAAGTACAGTGAATGTGCCTACATTTGGCTACCTCAACCACCTGATGGTTATAAATCCATGGGTTATTTTGTCACTAACAAGCTAGAAAAGCCTGAAGTGGGTGAAGTAAGGTGCGTTCGAGCTGATTTAACCGACAAATGCGAAACTTATCGCTTAATGTTTAATATCAGTACTAAATGTAAAAACTTTCTAGTACAGATTTGGAGTACAAGAGCATGTCATCGAGGGATGCTTGGTAGGGGAGTTCCTGTAGGAACATTTCATTGTTGTAGTTACAAAGGCACTGAAAAAGAGCTTCCTATTGCTTGCTTAAAAAACCTGGATTCTACACTACATACAATGCCCAACCTTAATCAGATTCATGCTCTAATCAATCACTATGGACCCACTATCTTCTTCCATCCCAAAGAGATCTACTTTCCATCTTCTGTTTCATGGTTTTTTGAAAATGGGGTGCTATTACACAGAGATGGCATGTCATCTGGGGAGGCCATACATGTTTGTGGCACGAATTTGCCTGGTGGTGGGAGAAATGATAGGGAATGTTGGATGGATTTGCCAACTGATGGCTGTAGAGACAAGATCATATATGGAAATCTGGAAAGCGCCAAGCTTTACGTTCATGTGAAGCCAGCTCTGGGAGGGACATTCACGGATATGGCTATGTGGGTTTTCTGTCCCTTCAATGGACCAGCCACTCTGAAACTTGGAATTATGAATATTAGTCTAGGGAAGATTGGACAACATGTTGGGGATTGGGAGCATATCACTCTCAGGATCTGCAACTTTAGTGGAGAACTTTGTAGCATTTACTTCTCCCAACACAGTGGTGGTGAATGGGTGGATGCTCACAATTTGGAATTCATAGAAGGAAACAAAGCCATAGTTTACTCCTCAAAAAGTGGACATGCTAGTTATCCTCATCCTGGGGTCTACATTCAAGGCTCTGCAAAGCTCGGGATCGGAATAAGGAATGACTGCGCACGTAGTCATTTTTTTGTTGATTCAAGCATCCATTATGAAATAGTTGCAGCAGAGTACTTGAGATGCAATGGCATCATGGAGCCTTGTTGGTTGCAGTTCACGAGAGAATGGGGTCCAACTATTGTCTACAGCTTGAGAACAAAGCTTGACAACATGATCGATCACCTTCCATTGAGAATTCGGCTTTCAGTTGCAAATATATTCAGAAAGTTACCAGGGGAATTGTTTGGAGAGGGTGGGCCAACGGGGCCAAAGGAGAAGAACAATTGGGAAGGAGATGAGAGGGGCTAA
- the LOC120068509 gene encoding uncharacterized protein LOC120068509 isoform X2: MASGCNWFHWSNVHYLLPSDEPDYFSLPSPTPEWPQGGGFASGIASLGEIEVLKITQFVSIWGCNLTRRGNNGVTFYRPLRIPEGFHCLGHYCQPNDRPLHGYLLVAREVDGYFQESDYISNIVKLPALVEPLDYTLIWSPDDWFEEKYSECAYIWLPQPPDGYKSMGYFVTNKLEKPEVGEVRCVRADLTDKCETYRLMFNISTKCKNFLVQIWSTRACHRGMLGRGVPVGTFHCCSYKGTEKELPIACLKNLDSTLHTMPNLNQIHALINHYGPTIFFHPKEIYFPSSVSWFFENGVLLHRDGMSSGEAIHVCGTNLPGGGRNDRECWMDLPTDGCRDKIIYGNLESAKLYVHVKPALGGTFTDMAMWVFCPFNGPATLKLGIMNISLGKIGQHVGDWEHITLRICNFSGELCSIYFSQHSGGEWVDAHNLEFIEGNKAIVYSSKSGHASYPHPGVYIQGSAKLGIGIRNDCARSHFFVDSSIHYEIVAAEYLRCNGIMEPCWLQFTREWGPTIVYSLRTKLDNMIDHLPLRIRLSVANIFRKLPGELFGEGGPTGPKEKNNWEGDERG; the protein is encoded by the exons ATGGCATCTGGATGCAACTGGTTCCACTGGAGCAATGTCCACTACCTTTTGCCCTCAGATGAGCCTGACTATTTCTCGTTGCCTTCCCCAACTCCTGAATGGCCTCAAG GTGGAGGTTTTGCTTCTGGAATAGCAAGTCTTGGGGAGATTGAGGTTCTCAAAATTACCCAATTTGTTTCCATATGGGGTTGCAATCTGACACGCCGAGGAAATAATGGTGTCACATTCTACAGACCATTAAGGATACCTGAAGGATTTCACTGCCTTGGTCACTATTGCCAACCTAATGATCGGCCCCTACACGGTTACCTTCTTGTTGCGAGGGAAGTCGATGGTTATTTTCAAGAAAGTGATTATATTAGCAACATTGTTAAATTGCCAGCCCTTGTGGAACCTCTTGATTATACATTGATATGGAGTCCAGATGATTGGTTTGAGGAGAAGTACAGTGAATGTGCCTACATTTGGCTACCTCAACCACCTGATGGTTATAAATCCATGGGTTATTTTGTCACTAACAAGCTAGAAAAGCCTGAAGTGGGTGAAGTAAGGTGCGTTCGAGCTGATTTAACCGACAAATGCGAAACTTATCGCTTAATGTTTAATATCAGTACTAAATGTAAAAACTTTCTAGTACAGATTTGGAGTACAAGAGCATGTCATCGAGGGATGCTTGGTAGGGGAGTTCCTGTAGGAACATTTCATTGTTGTAGTTACAAAGGCACTGAAAAAGAGCTTCCTATTGCTTGCTTAAAAAACCTGGATTCTACACTACATACAATGCCCAACCTTAATCAGATTCATGCTCTAATCAATCACTATGGACCCACTATCTTCTTCCATCCCAAAGAGATCTACTTTCCATCTTCTGTTTCATGGTTTTTTGAAAATGGGGTGCTATTACACAGAGATGGCATGTCATCTGGGGAGGCCATACATGTTTGTGGCACGAATTTGCCTGGTGGTGGGAGAAATGATAGGGAATGTTGGATGGATTTGCCAACTGATGGCTGTAGAGACAAGATCATATATGGAAATCTGGAAAGCGCCAAGCTTTACGTTCATGTGAAGCCAGCTCTGGGAGGGACATTCACGGATATGGCTATGTGGGTTTTCTGTCCCTTCAATGGACCAGCCACTCTGAAACTTGGAATTATGAATATTAGTCTAGGGAAGATTGGACAACATGTTGGGGATTGGGAGCATATCACTCTCAGGATCTGCAACTTTAGTGGAGAACTTTGTAGCATTTACTTCTCCCAACACAGTGGTGGTGAATGGGTGGATGCTCACAATTTGGAATTCATAGAAGGAAACAAAGCCATAGTTTACTCCTCAAAAAGTGGACATGCTAGTTATCCTCATCCTGGGGTCTACATTCAAGGCTCTGCAAAGCTCGGGATCGGAATAAGGAATGACTGCGCACGTAGTCATTTTTTTGTTGATTCAAGCATCCATTATGAAATAGTTGCAGCAGAGTACTTGAGATGCAATGGCATCATGGAGCCTTGTTGGTTGCAGTTCACGAGAGAATGGGGTCCAACTATTGTCTACAGCTTGAGAACAAAGCTTGACAACATGATCGATCACCTTCCATTGAGAATTCGGCTTTCAGTTGCAAATATATTCAGAAAGTTACCAGGGGAATTGTTTGGAGAGGGTGGGCCAACGGGGCCAAAGGAGAAGAACAATTGGGAAGGAGATGAGAGGGGCTAA